The genomic window GGCGCGACCTGGTCGCAGCAGTTAAGCGGACTGACGTTGCCGAGCGTCAGCCTGAGCGTATGGAACAATCCGGAAGTAGGCCAAGCCGGCAAAAAGCAAAAACCGCTGGTCACCCGCAGCGGCGGTTTTCTGTTTACCCACCAGGGCTTCTCCGGCCCGGCCGTGATGGACGTCAGCCGCCAACTGACGATCCCCCAAGGCTGCCAGCTGCGACGCCTGCAAGCCGATTTTTTGCCCGACATGTCGGTTCCAGAACTGGAATCCTGGCTGGCCCAACAACGCCAACACAGCGGCGGTCAGAACGCGGCTACGGTGATCTCGCGGCTGGTCCCCAAACGGCTGGCGACGGCGTTGGTCGCCTTGGCGGCCGAATCGGAAACGGTTGCCGCAACGCCGCTGGCCGAACTGCGCCGCGGCGTGATGCAACGCTTGGTCACGGTCAGCAAAACCGTCGATCTGACGGTCCGCGGCTCGCGCGGGTTTGAGAAAGCCGAAGTCACCGCAGGCGGTGTACGATTAAAAGAAGTCGATCCGCGGACAATGGAAAGCCGCCTCGTGCCGGGCCTGCACATCGCCGGCGAAGTCCTGGATTTAGACGGCTGGATCGGAGGCTACAATTTCCAATCCGCTTTCAGCACCGGCCACGTCGCCGGACAAGCCGCCGCGGCGCTGGTTGAGGGTTGAGGGTTGAGGGTTGAGGGTTGAGGGTTGCGAGTTGCGAGGTCGGAGGACGGACGGGATAAAAATCTTCGCTGGCTCAAATCTCAAATCTCAAATCTCAAATCTCAAATCTCAAATCTCA from Roseimaritima ulvae includes these protein-coding regions:
- a CDS encoding BaiN/RdsA family NAD(P)/FAD-dependent oxidoreductase gives rise to the protein MVDFQIVVIGAGAAGLVAAARAAQAGRRVLLLEKNRKTGAKILMSGGTRCNLTHDCGSEAIIEAFGKPGRFLRQALRELSPQDTVSMFNGLGVATKVEDTGKVFPRNDRAVEVRDALLQDAIRHGVQIQTAAPVVAIERAATHFEVVTGQDRLPGGRNRLTAERVIVTSGGRSWPGCGTTGDGYRWLQELGHTIEPTRPALVPLTGGATWSQQLSGLTLPSVSLSVWNNPEVGQAGKKQKPLVTRSGGFLFTHQGFSGPAVMDVSRQLTIPQGCQLRRLQADFLPDMSVPELESWLAQQRQHSGGQNAATVISRLVPKRLATALVALAAESETVAATPLAELRRGVMQRLVTVSKTVDLTVRGSRGFEKAEVTAGGVRLKEVDPRTMESRLVPGLHIAGEVLDLDGWIGGYNFQSAFSTGHVAGQAAAALVEG